The genomic stretch TGTCTGAAAAGAGCACGCTCATTTCGCTGCGAACCTGGTCGCCCATGCGCACTTCGGTGATGCTGGCCCGTCCGAGGAGTTTGAGTAGATCGTGCGGAACAAATTTGCCGTAGGAATCTAGCAGTCCCTGCAGCCGATCATTGTAGCTGCTGATCGTTTCAGCCATGGAATTGAAGCTGAAGCTCAGCTGTCCCACTTCGTCCGAAGACTCCACGCGGGCCCGCACGCCAAAGTCGCGCTCTCCAAAGCGCCGTACAATGCGCTCCAGCGCCAGAATGCCGCGCGTAAAATAGGCGCCCAGCAGGATGGATGTCAGCAAGGCCACGGCAATTGCCGATGCCGTCAGGATCACCGAAAGCTGAGTCACGTTGGCCAGAGCTGCCTGCATATCGGCGTCGACCATGTCGATGCCAAGCAAGCCAAGCATAACGCCGTCGGGGCCGTAAACCGGAGCATAGGCGCTTACCGAGCGTACATTAAAGTCTGAATCGAAGGTGAATTCCTTTTCGACCATGTTGCTGCGATCGGCAAAGGCCTGCTGCATCACAGGATATTCGGACATGTCCAATTCGCTGGCAAAGCTGGACAATTCATCCTGCGCCGCGTCCTGCTGTTTGCGGTCTTCCAGGAAATCGGCGTCGACGACGTAGAGGGCGGTATTGTCGCTTTCCTTGCGCAACAGGTAAACGTAGCGGATCAATCGTTCTTCGGAATTGCGAATCGCATTGAGTTGATCGGAGATTCGTCTGTATTCCGCCGAATTCTCCGCCTCCTCGGCCGCGACTCGATCTTCGCTGGCTTGCTCCACGCGTCCAAAGAGTTCGCGCAGGTCGTTCGCATTCAGATTGCTGGCGCCCAGGTAGGCGATATTCTTTACACGGCCTTGCAGTTCGGTGAACAACTGGTCGTAGAGAATTCGGTAGCTTGCATAGGCGAGGGTGACGGAGACAGCCGAACTGAACAGGAAGAAGGCCAGAATGATCTTCAGGCGCATGCTCACTCGGATCGGTTGCTTATCGCTGGACATACTGCGCCTATTAGACGAAAGGAATGCGAGACAGATGAACCTGTGCGGCCAGGATCCTCAACCGATCAATCGGCGGCCGCTTCGCCGGCGTCCTCGACCGTCAATTTGAGCATATGATCGGTCAATTCGCCGATGCGTTCGATTTCAGGTCTTACCGTTTGCGACTGGTTGGAAAGGGCAAGCGTCTCGCCTTCCATCTTTTCCAGTGCGGTAACCACCTCTTGCGCCCCGGCTTGCTGCAACTGCATATTGCGATTGTTCTCCGCCGAAAAACGCTGCAGGTCGTCCAGTTGCGTCAGCAGCGTTTGATTCAACTGCTGTTGGCGGCGAAAGGCCTCGCGCAGCCCGCCAACCTGCTCGTCAATCTGGATCAGCTCTTTCTGCTGCAGATCGACGCGCTCCGTCACCCTGGCGGAGGCGCCGCGCACGCGCTCTGTTAGCTGGCGGCTCTGCTTTACGATCTCTTCGATGGAACGCGCATTGTTGACGCTGTAGTCGGCCAGTTTGCCAATTTCCAGGGCGACGACTGCAAAGCCGCGTCCGGCTTCTCCGGCCCGGGCGGCTTCAATGGAAGCGTTGAGCGCCAATAGGTTGGTCTGGTCGGCGATGTTGGCCATGACGCTGTTGATTTTGCCAAGGCGCGCCAGCGACTCCAGAATACGATGCAGCGATTCGATGGTTTCTTGCAAGGCTTGATTGACCTCGCCAACAAAGGCCCGCGAGCGCGAGGAAACCTGCCCCAGCGCGTCGGTGGAGATGACAATCTGATCGAGAGTGGCGCCCACCAGCGAGCCCTGTTCTTGCAGTGTAGCCAATCGTTTGCTTTGCTGGTCTACGTTTTCACGCGTGTTGGCTGCAGTGGCGCTGAATTCATCCAGGATTGCGCTCATTTCGGCCACGGAGCTGGCGTTGTTGTCCATGCCCTGCAGCATGGAGTCGAGGAATTCGTTGAATTGCGTTATCGACTTCTTGAGCACGCCCACGGCCATGGCAATGTTCATGCGATTGTCGTGCAGGTTGCGGTATGCGCGCTCCTGATCGCGGCGCGCCCGCTCCACACGGGCGGAGGCCGATTGCAAAAAGCCCACTACCGAACGGACGATCAGCGCCGCAGCCAGCAAATAGAGGCAATGCAAAGCCTCTCCCAGATAGGTGGTCTTGCCCGCCGCCCAGGCGTTATCTTCGTCGCCGCTGATCAGTAAGCCGCTGGAGAGAGCAAAGATCAGCGCGCACAGATAGCTGATCATCGAGGCTATGCCGGCCAGAATCGTAAAGCGCGGATTGCCCAGGAATCCGGACATCATGATGTAGAAAAAGTAGATCGAATACAATATAGGTTCGCGAACTATCAGCCAGCCTATTTGCGGACGGCCAACGATCAGCGCCGAAAGCATCATGCCCAGCAGGGCGATATCGAGAATCGTAAGCCAGCGCGCGAGCGTCTGGCTGGCTCTGCCCTTGCGACTCAAGAGCCAGTAAAGGATTGTGTAGGCGAGCATCAGCAGCAGTCCGGCGGACAGCACCGTCGTCTGCACTGCCGTGTAGTAGCGAACGGCGGCGGCTACATTCGAGGCAAAAAAGAGGGTCAAGCCCAGTCGGATGCGATTGATGATCCGTGCGCCGCGCTCCCATAGCGCTTCATCGAAGGATGTCTCCATGGGCTTTCAGGCCAGCGGGGGCGCCGTGTCCTGAATTTGCGATCAATTTCCCGCGGCTCTCTGCAGCGCCTGTTCCAGCGCGTTCCAGGAAAGGGTGGCGCATTTGACGCGCACCGGGTAGCGTTGCACTCCCTTGAAGGCCTCCAGGTCCTCGAGCTCCTCCGGAAACTCAACGGCGCCGCCCTCCACAATCATCGATTTGAACTGATCAATCAACTTGCTCGCCTGGGCCAGCTCCATGCCCTCGACGGCCTCAGCCATGACCGAGCCGGAGGCTGTGGAGATGCTGCAGCCGCGCCCATTGACGCGGATTTCCTGAATGCGTCCCGCTTCGATGAAAAGTTCCACTTCCACCTGATCGCCGCAGCTGCGATTGAGGCCCTCTTCCACGACGCTGGGGTGCGATAGATGCCCGCGGTGCGAGGGACTCTGCGAATGCTGGATAATTACTTCTTTATATAGATCTTCGCTCAGCGCCATGACTGCCCTGGGCTCCTCGACTCAAGATTTTACGGCGCTGCGGAAAATGTCGCGCACCTTGTGCAGGGCGCGAACCAGAGCATCTACATCTTCCGGCCCATTGTACATGTAGAAGCTGGCGCGCGCCGTGCCCGGAATGTCGAGCAGTCGCATCAAGGGTTCGCAGCAATGATGTCCGGCGCGGATGGCGATGCCTTCTTCATCGAGGATGGTCCCGACATCATGAGCATGGACGCCGTCCACATTAAAGGAAACGACCCCGCCGCGCACGCTCAGATCGGATGTGCCGTAAAGCGTAAGGCCTGGAACCCTGGACAATTCTTCAACAGCGTAAGATAGAAGCGCCGCCTCATGCTGATGAATTCGCTCCAGACCAACCTTTTCCAGATAGTCAAGGGCGATGGCAAAGGCCACCACGCCGGCGATATTCGGCGTACCGGCCTCAAACTTGTTAGGCAGCGGGGCCGGCTTAAAGCCGTCTTTCCAGACGGTCAGGATCATATCGCCGCCTCCGAGAAAGGGCGGCATGGCTTCCATCAGTTCCCTTTTTCCATAGAGCACGCCGACGCCGGTGGGACCGAGCATCTTGTGAGCGGAGAGTGCATAGAAATCGCAATCGAGATCCTGTACATCGACGCGCAAATGTGAAGCGCCCTGTGCGCCGTCGATCAGAAACAGTGCGCCGGCGCTGCGCGCTCTGGCGCCAATGCGCTTCAGATCATGAATGACGCCAAGCGCATTGGACATGTGTTGCACGGCGATGATCCGCGTGCGCGCATTGATCACTTCGTCGAGGCGTGAAAGATCAAGCTGATAGTCCGCGGTCAGCGGAATATGGCGGATTCTGGCGCCGCAGCGTTGCGCCACCATGAACCACGGCACCAGATTGGAATGGTGTTCCAGTTCGCTGACCAGAATCTCATCGCCCTCTTCGAGATTGGCCTCGCCCCAGGAGCGCGCCACAAGGTTGATGCTTTCCGTAGCGTTGCGCGTGAACACGCAGGATTCGGGATGCGGCGCATTGAGCAGATGAGCGACGCGGCGACGCGTGGTTTCATACAGATCGGTAGCTTCGTAACTCAAACGATAGGCGCCACGATGGATGTTGGCATTGCGGCAGCGATAGTAGTCGTTGAAGGCGTCAATTACGCGCTGCGGCTTCTGCGAGCTGGCAGCGCTGTCCAGAAAGACCAGCGGTCGGCCGTTCATGCGCGTTGAAAGAATTGGGAAATCCTCCCGAATCGCGCGGTAATCCAGTAAGCTTCCCATTTCTGCCTGTCTCCGACTATAGTAGGCGCCGGCTGCGGCGTCATCAATCCCCTTTTGGCCGGAGGCCGCAGCGGGCTTCAGGCCAGATCCACTTCCACCTGACCATTGACAACGCGTACCGCAAAGATCTCGATATCCTCCGTTGCCGGCAGCTGCAGCGCCGATCCATTGCGGATGTCGAAGCTGGCGCCGTGCCTGGGACAATGGATGCAATGTCCCTCCAGTTTGCCGCCGGCCAGCGGTCCGTCATCATGGCTGCAGCGGTCCTCAAAGGCGTGGATCTGGCCCGCCACTCGAGCCAGCACGATGCGGCCAATCTCCGTCTGGATGCAGCGGACTTGAGCCTCAAGCAGTTCCGTTTCTGGGAGCAGTGCGATATAGGCCATGACGTCAGAGGCTCAATCGTCGGTAGAAGCGCGACAGAATCTTCTCGGCCAGTTCGGCGGACGGAAACTCGGCCAGCAATTGCTCCAGGAAGCCGTGCACCAGCAGGACCCGCGCCTCCGCTTCGCTCAGCCCGCGAGCCATCAGGTAGAACAGCGCATCGTGGTCCAGTTGACCGACGGTGGCCCCATGCTCGGCCTGCACTCGCTCCGCCTGAATGACCAGCCGCGGCATCGACTCGGCGCGCGCGCTGCGATCGAGCAGAATGTTGTTATTCAACTGGTGCGAACGGACGCGCTGTCGACCTGGAGGTATGATCAGATTGCCATCGAAAATGCTATGCGCTCGTTCGCGCAGCACGGTCTTGTAGTGCAGGGAGCTCTGTGTGTCGTCGGCCTGATGGTCGGCAATCATCTCCACGTCGCAGAAGTCGCGACCGCCAAGGGCCAGGGCGCCAACGGCGCGAAATACTGCGCCGCGACCTTGCAGTCGGCCAATCAGAAAATCCTTGGCCAGGCGACCGCCATCGAAGGCTGTTGCCAGGTGGACGCTGGCATCCTCTGCCAGAAAGCTTTCCAGCCATCCAAATCGTCGATCGCCGCCGGCATGGGCTACGGCAAGGGCCGCTTTGAGGCGTCCGCCCTTTGCCACATGCAGCTCAAGCTGCGGTAAATAGACAGTCTCTTCGCCCTGCGATTCGCACTCCAGAATCAGAGTCAGCTCGGCGCCGGCGCCGACAAAAACGTAGATCTGTGGCGCAAAGAGAGCGCCAGCAGTCGGCCGAAAGCGAAGCGTCGCTGCCGCCTGTGCGCCGGGCGCAGCGCTGAGAATCAATGGCGTCGATGGGGCCAGGGCTCGCGCCAGTGCGATTGCATCGCGGGCCTGGCGACGTTTCATTTGCTGTCGCTCCGCCACAATTTGCTGCATGCTGCCATCCGCTTCCGCCAGCGTGAGCAGCGAACAGGCATGCAGCTCGCTGGCGGGCGGCGGTTGCACTGCAGCCTCTGTCAACTTCAGCGTCCGCGGATCAAAGCCGCCAAGATCGACCTTGCGCCAGGATTCGTCGTGCGGCGAAGGGAGGGGCGCATCACGCAGCTCCATTGTGGCCGAAGGCGCCTCGCTCATAGCGCGCCAGGGCTCAATCCCGCTT from Leptospirales bacterium encodes the following:
- a CDS encoding HAMP domain-containing protein, with amino-acid sequence MSSDKQPIRVSMRLKIILAFFLFSSAVSVTLAYASYRILYDQLFTELQGRVKNIAYLGASNLNANDLRELFGRVEQASEDRVAAEEAENSAEYRRISDQLNAIRNSEERLIRYVYLLRKESDNTALYVVDADFLEDRKQQDAAQDELSSFASELDMSEYPVMQQAFADRSNMVEKEFTFDSDFNVRSVSAYAPVYGPDGVMLGLLGIDMVDADMQAALANVTQLSVILTASAIAVALLTSILLGAYFTRGILALERIVRRFGERDFGVRARVESSDEVGQLSFSFNSMAETISSYNDRLQGLLDSYGKFVPHDLLKLLGRASITEVRMGDQVRSEMSVLFSDIRDFTTLSELMTPEENFNFLNSYLRRVGPLIRNQGGIIDKYIGDAVMALFPRQADDAVHAAIAMVREVRSYNVQRQRAGYQPLKIGVGIHTGALMLGTVGEEQRMDTTVISDAVNLASRMEGLTKYYGVNILVSEETIEALQVRGDFSFRFVDQVQVKGKRDDVKIYEILDAEPDSAVARRRALMPDYLEAVKLYRRGQFKEAAERFEAIIARDFDPVSEIYLRRALQWREVPPPQDWRPIELLDHK
- a CDS encoding SUF system NifU family Fe-S cluster assembly protein, which translates into the protein MALSEDLYKEVIIQHSQSPSHRGHLSHPSVVEEGLNRSCGDQVEVELFIEAGRIQEIRVNGRGCSISTASGSVMAEAVEGMELAQASKLIDQFKSMIVEGGAVEFPEELEDLEAFKGVQRYPVRVKCATLSWNALEQALQRAAGN
- a CDS encoding cysteine desulfurase — translated: MGSLLDYRAIREDFPILSTRMNGRPLVFLDSAASSQKPQRVIDAFNDYYRCRNANIHRGAYRLSYEATDLYETTRRRVAHLLNAPHPESCVFTRNATESINLVARSWGEANLEEGDEILVSELEHHSNLVPWFMVAQRCGARIRHIPLTADYQLDLSRLDEVINARTRIIAVQHMSNALGVIHDLKRIGARARSAGALFLIDGAQGASHLRVDVQDLDCDFYALSAHKMLGPTGVGVLYGKRELMEAMPPFLGGGDMILTVWKDGFKPAPLPNKFEAGTPNIAGVVAFAIALDYLEKVGLERIHQHEAALLSYAVEELSRVPGLTLYGTSDLSVRGGVVSFNVDGVHAHDVGTILDEEGIAIRAGHHCCEPLMRLLDIPGTARASFYMYNGPEDVDALVRALHKVRDIFRSAVKS
- a CDS encoding non-heme iron oxygenase ferredoxin subunit, yielding MAYIALLPETELLEAQVRCIQTEIGRIVLARVAGQIHAFEDRCSHDDGPLAGGKLEGHCIHCPRHGASFDIRNGSALQLPATEDIEIFAVRVVNGQVEVDLA
- a CDS encoding SufD family Fe-S cluster assembly protein gives rise to the protein MSEAPSATMELRDAPLPSPHDESWRKVDLGGFDPRTLKLTEAAVQPPPASELHACSLLTLAEADGSMQQIVAERQQMKRRQARDAIALARALAPSTPLILSAAPGAQAAATLRFRPTAGALFAPQIYVFVGAGAELTLILECESQGEETVYLPQLELHVAKGGRLKAALAVAHAGGDRRFGWLESFLAEDASVHLATAFDGGRLAKDFLIGRLQGRGAVFRAVGALALGGRDFCDVEMIADHQADDTQSSLHYKTVLRERAHSIFDGNLIIPPGRQRVRSHQLNNNILLDRSARAESMPRLVIQAERVQAEHGATVGQLDHDALFYLMARGLSEAEARVLLVHGFLEQLLAEFPSAELAEKILSRFYRRLSL